The DNA window TTAATGGTTCCGGCTTTTCGTTCAACTCTTCCTTTGTCGTTGTTGGATAAGGAGAATCTGCATCCAATTCGAAATCTGCTATAATAAAAAGCTGATCCCAAAGTTTATGCTGAAAATCTGGTACATCTCGTAAGTGCGGTTGTAAATTACCCATCACATTAATGATAGATTTTGCAACTTTATTGCGTTCTTCTTTTGTTGGTAATCCTTTCGCGTAATTAACCATCTTTTGAAGATGTCTTCCGTATTCAGGAATAATTAAATGTTCACGCTCTGTGTTGTATTCTATATCGTCAATCAAAATATATATTTGTGTAGTGTTTGTAAATCATGCATGAAGTACTTCTGCATATGGATGCAAAATACAAAAAAATAGTTAGCAATCTAAATATTAAAGTGAAATAACACCTTCAATTTTTTCTGCAACTTCTTTATATTTAGCGATCACAGCATCTGGATCTTTCATATCTACATTAATAGATACGCTAGTGTACGTTCCTTTACCTGATTCTTTAGTTGTTATTACTGCACCAAGATTGTTAAATAAACCTTCAATTTGATTTATTTTATGCTCATCCGTTGGTACAATAAATTTATACAAATATTCTGTTGGCCAGCTCGCAGTTTCAAAAAGCTGACTTCTTAATTTGTTGTAAAATTCTTCTGTTTTTTTATCTGAACTCATAATATTTCTTCTTCGGAAGCAAAGATACGCTTTACTTACATTTTGCTTTGCATAATTAATTGTTAAATTTACAACCAAAACCTTGTCAATTTGAATACACGAAAAATAGTCATTACTGGTGGACCTGGAACAGGTAAATCTTCTATTATAAATGAAC is part of the Psychroserpens ponticola genome and encodes:
- a CDS encoding YbeD family protein → MSSDKKTEEFYNKLRSQLFETASWPTEYLYKFIVPTDEHKINQIEGLFNNLGAVITTKESGKGTYTSVSINVDMKDPDAVIAKYKEVAEKIEGVISL